CCGCGCAATTTCAGGGAGCCCGACCTTTCGGGCTCCTTTGGTGGCATAAAGATCAAAAATCCCATTTGGGACCTTTTCCGCAAGCTCTAATAGTTCTGTCCTGCCAAGCGGCTCTCTGAATATATCCCGAAACTGATAGGAGACTCCTTTCAGTTCAATCCATTCGATAGCGTCTTTGCACATGGGACAGCCGTCCCGGCCGTATATTTTAACCATAAAAAACCTAACCCCTCACGAATTGCACGTCCTGTATTAGGTCAGTCTACCTGAAGGACCGACGGGAATCATGTGGTAACGGAGAAAATCAAAACAGAATTCAGGATTACTTTGGGAAAGCCTGCTCCAAAATAATGATCGGTCCAAATCTTTAGCATGTAATGACAGAAGGAATCAATTCCAGGCTCATTTCAATTCAGTTCACACAATTATTCAAAACATAATAAAGACTTGGATGTCGGATAACAAAGAATGCGTGTGGAAGACTTCGACGAAATCAATTTTAACGAATTTCTTGATATTAAAATGGTCTCACTTAAAAAACAGGAATGCAACTTGTTCTTTCGTAACCCTCTGGTATACTTTTAAAAGATTCACTTTTACGAGGGTTATTTATGAATGAGAATAAAAACAGACGGGCTCACGAAAGAGTCCCCTATCATGAGTTTGCCGAAACAGAGGAAATGCCAGGCAAAAGAACAGAGATCACCAAACCATCCAAGTTTATACAAATTGCCTCCGGAAATGATCATCTCTATGCTCTAGACGAATTGGGAAAAATTTGGTCCTATAATCAATTAGAGAAAGTGTGGGATCGAGTCAGTGATATTAGAAAATTGTGACACAGGGAAGAAATACTTTAATCGACAGAAAATACCTGTTCCAACTAGACCTCCTTGCAGCATTAGCCTCCCATTCAATTCAACCTATTTAAAGTTCAGATTGTTTTAAGAAACAGTTTTATAGTAGCATTCGTGTCGTGTTACTTAAAATCGGAATGGTGACAAATTATGGAAAAGATAAGGAAATTTTGATGACTTACAAACAAATTATCATGAAACCTGACAAAAAAATCGCCCTGGTCGCGCATGACAATAAGAAACGAGATATCATAGAGTGGGCCAAATATAATCGAGACCTACTGGCCCATCACAGTCTGTATTCTACAGGGACCACAGGGACCATGCTCGAAAGGGAACTTGATATAAAAATCATCAAACTTCAAAGCGGACCTTTAGGAGGCGATCAGCAAATCGGGGCCAAGATTGCTGACGGAGAAATCGATTTTATTATCTTTTTCTCGGATCCACTTGAACCCA
The genomic region above belongs to Nitrospirota bacterium and contains:
- a CDS encoding methylglyoxal synthase — translated: MTYKQIIMKPDKKIALVAHDNKKRDIIEWAKYNRDLLAHHSLYSTGTTGTMLERELDIKIIKLQSGPLGGDQQIGAKIADGEIDFIIFFSDPLEPMPHDPDVKALLRMAVVWNIPIACNRASADFMISSPLMDGEYFRLVPDYDEYRTRNINKKE